Proteins encoded together in one Larus michahellis chromosome 4, bLarMic1.1, whole genome shotgun sequence window:
- the LRRC55 gene encoding leucine-rich repeat-containing protein 55 produces the protein MLLGPWLVAAAAAVAAGAGAGCPVLCTCRGQAVDCSGQRLFSVPPELPLDTGNLSLAHNRIASIPPGYLACYGQLRALDLRNNSLAALPAGLFLGARRLAHLDLSYNNFSLVAADMFLEASGLLRLDLSHNPGLRRVHPQAFRGLAQLRELDLSYGGLSAISLDALEGLPGLVGLRLGGNPWVCGCAMEPFLKWLRGRIQRCASDSQLAECRAPPEVAGAPLLSLTEESFQACHLTLTLDDYLFIAFVGFVVSIASVATNFLLGITANCCHRWSKASEDEDV, from the exons atGCTGCTGGGCCCCTGgctggtggcggcggcggcggcggtggcggcgggcgccggggcgGGCTGCCCGGTGCTGTGCACGTGCCGCGGGCAGGCGGTGGACTGCAGCGGGCAGCGGCTCTTCTCCGTGCCCCCCGAGCTGCCGCTGGACACCGGCAACCTCAGCCTGGCCCACAACCGCATCGCCAGCATCCCGCCGGGCTACCTGGCCTGCTACGGCCAGCTGCGGGCCCTGGACCTGCGCAACAACTCGCTGGCGGCCCTGCCGgccgggctcttcctgggggccCGCCGCCTGGCCCACCTCGACCTCAGCTACAACAACTTCAGCCTGGTGGCCGCCGACATGTTCCTGGAGGCCAGCGGGCTGCTGCGCCTGGACCTCAGCCACAACCCCGGCCTGCGCCGCGTCCACCCCCAGGCCTTCCGCGGGCTGGCCCAGCTGCGGGAGCTGGACCTCAGCTACGGGGGGCTGTCGGCCATCAGCCTGGACGCCCTggaggggctgccggggctggtggggctgcgCCTGGGCGGCAACCCCTGGGTGTGCGGCTGCGCCATGGAGCCCTTCCTCAAGTGGCTGCGGGGACGTATCCAGCGCTGCGCCTCGG ATTCGCAGCTGGCCGAGTGCCGGGCCCCCCCCGAGGTGGCGGGAGCCCCCCTGCTCTCCCTGACGGAGGAGAGCTTCCAGGCCTGCCACCTCACCCTGACGCTGGACGACTATCTCTTCATCGCCTTCGTCGGCTTCGTCGTCTCCATCGCCTCGGTGGCCACCAACTTCCTGCTGGGCATCACCGCCAACTGCTGCCACCGCTGGAGCAAGGCCAGCGAGGACGAGGACGTTTAG